The Exiguobacterium mexicanum nucleotide sequence AATAGAATCATTTTAATACAAGGAAAATTGCAAATAGGAAGGCAGCATTTTTTTCAAGTGCTGCCTTCCTATTTTTTCAGCTATTTTGTTGAATCAGACGATGACTAAGGACTGTTTCGACAAGTACCACCGTCTCAAATGTTGCACAATAGTCAACTTCCTCGAAGTCTGTATGCTCGTCACGGTAACCGATGGATAGATTCACAGACGGAATACCGAATTCCGCAAATACTTTTGCATCACTTGATCCCCCGTTGCGCGTCGCCTTCCAGTCGTTCATTCCGACCAATCGCCCCGCTCTTTCGAACAGTTCTCCATAAGACGCTTCACAAAAATCGAACATGCCTCGACATCCGGTGACAATGTCGCGTGTGCCCCGACGGTCCAACACGATGGTTGCATCCACGTCATGGATAAATTCTTGATCGATGCCACGCGCACCACATAACCCTGTCTCTTTATAATGGACCCAAGATTTCAGACACGAAAAAGGAGATGTTAAGGTAGGTATATGAAACGAAAAAGATATACACCCGAATTCAAAACTCAAGTTGTGTTGGAAATCTTGAAGGAAGAAAAAACAATGAGCCAGATTGCTTCCGAACATGGCATCCATGTGAACCAGCTGCATAAGTGGAAAACACATTTCCTGTCAGAGATGCCACAAGTGTTCAAGAAACAGAACAAGGACCAAGAGAAGATGAGAGCCGACTATGAAGAGAAACTGGAAAATCTCTATGCAGAAGTCGGAAAGTTAACCACGCAGCTGTCGTGGATCAAAAAAAAATCTGGCATCTACCACGATTAGACAGGAACGGGTAGAGATGATGGAATGGGGAAACAGTAAACTTCCTGTTTCCCAACAGGCCGATCTGCTTGGGCTCAATCGTTCCAGCCTTTATTACAGGCCGGTTGCCCCTTCGCCTGAAGAGGTTGCCATCAAGCATAGGATTGATGAGATCTACACCAAATATCCGTTCTACGGGTCACGCAGGATTGCCGAAGTATTGAAAAATGAAGAGGTGAATATCAACCGCAAGAGGGTCCAGCGTCACATGCGCGAGATGGGCATACAGGCTCTCTATCCAGGCCCCAATCTGAGTAAACGCAACCTGCAGCATCGCATTTATCCATACCTACTGAAAGGGGTGAACATTACCCGTCCCAACCAGGCTTGGGGCATTGATATCACGTATATCCGCCTGCAGGATAGCTGGATGTATTTGGCAGCCATCATCGATTGGCACTCCCGGTATATCATCAGCTGGGAACTGGACCAGACACTGGAAATAGGTTTTGTCCTGGATGCCGTCCGGCGGGCTTTCACGATCGGGCAGCCGGACATCTTCAACAGTGACCAGGGTAGCCACTTCACCAGTTCCAAATATATCCACCTCCTGAAGGAACAGCCTGCCGTCCAAATCAGCATGGACAGCAAGGGTCGGGCACTGGATAACATCATGATCGAACGTTTCTGGCGGAGCCTCAAGTACGAAGAGGTCTATCTGAAGGACTACGGGACACCAAGAGAAGCGAGACAGAACATCCGTGACTACATGGAATTCTATAACTGGGAACGTCCCCACCAGTCATTGGGTTATAGGACACCGGCATCCATCTATTTTCAGTAGGTTACTGTCCTTGCCATCTCGGAGCAATTATCTTTCCCATCCCAGGACCTGTCAAGGGAAAATACGCCCTTGACAGAACCTGGCATAGGAAAGGCTGGGTCTGCAAGATGGGACAAGGACAAGAAGAATGACTGTTTTCACCTTATTATTATAAAATTAGTGTTTTGACAATGGGATCCACTTTAGAACGCTTTATCAAAGTCAGGAAATTCAACTGTTCTTTCTGAAATGTGACGTTTGAAAGTCTGACGACCTCTTTTCTCATGATGACTGTTAGGTTTTCTTTTCCCTTTCATCGGAAGTGAGTGAACAGGAAGAATATCTTCTCTGAACATTCTGTACAGAATTTTAACAGAACAGCTGATAGATTCTTCATTTCTGCCTATGATGGTGTCAGGTGTCCAGCCGTCGGCTATCCTTTTTTGAATATAACTGATCTGATGCTTAGGAAGGACGATTCTACGTCTTCTGCAAAGAGATTTTCTTTTCTTATCGTTCTGATAGAATTCCAGTACAGATATACCTGCTTTGAGTGCATTAATTACATTATAGACGATCTCTCTTTAACGCTTAATTCTCCGGCAGATCTCACTGACCGAAATTTTCTGGTGGTAATATAATTCTATGGACGCAAGTTCATCCGTGGTAAGGTGTGTATAGGCCATTTGTGCTAACTCCTTAATGTTTTCTTTGGTCGGAAATACATATTAAGTTTAGCACAGAAGGCTTTTTTAGTTGTCTAGCTTAATTTTACAATCTGCGTACATTTAAATTTTTTAAAGCACACCGTAGGTGGCTAACTTGATTATAGAATTTCCCTAAATTTTTTAATAGAATATAATCGGAAATTCAGCTAAAAATTTGGAACTTTAAAATTGATACTTATAAACTTATTTCTCGTTAAAAAGGTAAAAAATATAAATATATTTAATTATGGAGAGGAAGTTTGGGATGAAAAATATCATCATCAAAGGTGCACGACAAAATAATTTAAAAAATGTTTCGTTAAGTCTTCCAAAGCATCAATTGACCGTTTTTACAGGAAAATCAGGATCTGGAAAATCTTCATTAGTATTTAGTACGATTGCAGCTGAATCTGAGCGTCTACTCAATGAAACTTATTCTACATATATACAGAATCAATTAACTCATTATGAGAAACCTGATGTAGATTCCATTCAAAATCTTCCTGTTTCAATGGTCATTGGTCAGAAAAGACTTGGTGGTAACTCGCGCTCTACAGTAGGTACAATTTCCGACATTTATTCTGCTGTTCGTCTACTATGGTCTCGTATTGGTCAACCATTTGTCGGATATTCAAATGAATTTTCATTCAATAATTCGGCAGGAATGTGTGAGAGATGCCAAGGCTTAGGATATGTCGAGGAAATTGATATCGATGAATTGCTGGATTATGACAAATCTTTAAACGAACATGGAATTAATTTTCCTACATTCGGACCAGATCACTGGCGTGGTAAAAGCTATACGCATTCGGGTCTATTTGATAATGATAAGAAGCTGAAAGAGTATTCGAAGGAAGAGATGCATCAATTACTTTATTTAGAGCCGACCAAACTGACCAATCCTCCTGAAGAATGGCCCCGTACTGCAAAATATGAAGGGGTCGTCTATCGATTCAGGCGACTGTTTATTATTAATGATGGCTATGAAAAAAGCAGGTGGCCGGATGAATATGAGCGTGTTGTAACGACAATGGTTTGTCCTAACTGTCACGGAAAACGTTTAAATCAACGTATTTTAAGCTGCAAAATTAACGGTGCAGATATTGCTGATTTTACAAATCAAAGTATCGTAGAAAATATCCTGTTTTTAGACTATCTTACTGATAAAACAGCTGCATATATTGTAAAGCCGCTTAAACAGCAACTTCAATCTCTAGTTGATATTGGACTTGGTTATTTGACACTTGGTCGAGAAACACCTACATTATCAGGTGGTGAATCTCAGCGTATTAAGCTTATTCGTCATTTAAGTAGCCCACTGACCGATCTCGTATACATTATCGATGAACCGAGTGTTGGACTGCATCCTGAAGATATTGAAAATATCAATCGCATAATTATGTCTATTCGGGATAAAGGAAATACAGTTATTGTGGTTGAACACGATCCTGATATTATTAAGATTGCAGATCACATTGTTGACGTAGGACCAGGTGCCGGTAAAAATGGGGGTAGAATTACATTTGAAGGAACATACGATCAACTTCTCGACTCCCACACTGCGACTGGACAAGAACTCAAAGAAAAACATCAACTAAAAGTTCCAAGGTCATCTCAAGAAATGATTCATATCGGTCCAGTTACAAAAAATAACGTCAAAAATGTTGAAGTGTATCTCCCTAAAAATGCTATTTCTGTTATTACAGGGGTTGCTGGTTCTGGTAAGAGTACGCTCATAAAAACTGGGTTTAAACAGATTAAAAATGTTATATTCATCGATCAAAAAGCTATTAATGTTTCAAATCGTTCAAATATATTAACTTATACCAATACATTTGATGAATTACGAGCATTTTTCAGTAAGGAGACAGGGCTAAAGAAAAGTATGTTCAGCTATAATTCTGAAGGTGCTTGTCCAAACTGTAAAGGAAAAGGAATTCTTAAAACAGAACTTGCGTTTATGCCTGATTTTTCACAAGTTTGTGAAGTATGTCATGGAACACGTTATAGACAGGAAGTTCTAGATGCTAAAGTAGATGGTTACTCTATTGCAGATGTCTTACAATTAACGGTGGAAGAAGGAATAAATTACTTCAATACACATCATAAAATTCTGGAGATATTAAAATCCCTCGCTGCCACTGGTCTAGGCTATATGACACTTGGACAATCATTGG carries:
- a CDS encoding ATP-binding cassette domain-containing protein, with amino-acid sequence MKNIIIKGARQNNLKNVSLSLPKHQLTVFTGKSGSGKSSLVFSTIAAESERLLNETYSTYIQNQLTHYEKPDVDSIQNLPVSMVIGQKRLGGNSRSTVGTISDIYSAVRLLWSRIGQPFVGYSNEFSFNNSAGMCERCQGLGYVEEIDIDELLDYDKSLNEHGINFPTFGPDHWRGKSYTHSGLFDNDKKLKEYSKEEMHQLLYLEPTKLTNPPEEWPRTAKYEGVVYRFRRLFIINDGYEKSRWPDEYERVVTTMVCPNCHGKRLNQRILSCKINGADIADFTNQSIVENILFLDYLTDKTAAYIVKPLKQQLQSLVDIGLGYLTLGRETPTLSGGESQRIKLIRHLSSPLTDLVYIIDEPSVGLHPEDIENINRIIMSIRDKGNTVIVVEHDPDIIKIADHIVDVGPGAGKNGGRITFEGTYDQLLDSHTATGQELKEKHQLKVPRSSQEMIHIGPVTKNNVKNVEVYLPKNAISVITGVAGSGKSTLIKTGFKQIKNVIFIDQKAINVSNRSNILTYTNTFDELRAFFSKETGLKKSMFSYNSEGACPNCKGKGILKTELAFMPDFSQVCEVCHGTRYRQEVLDAKVDGYSIADVLQLTVEEGINYFNTHHKILEILKSLAATGLGYMTLGQSLDTLSGGEIQRVKLSEYLINQVTDHIFIFDEPTTGLHERDIHVLIELFNQLVDEGNTVVLIEHNLSMMTESDWLIDMGPAAGQQGGRLLYSGYPEGVLSIQDSVTGKHLSNYIQK
- a CDS encoding IS3 family transposase (programmed frameshift), with amino-acid sequence MKRKRYTPEFKTQVVLEILKEEKTMSQIASEHGIHVNQLHKWKTHFLSEMPQVFKKQNKDQEKMRADYEEKLENLYAEVGKLTTQLSWIKKKNLASTTIRQERVEMMEWGNSKLPVSQQADLLGLNRSSLYYRPVAPSPEEVAIKHRIDEIYTKYPFYGSRRIAEVLKNEEVNINRKRVQRHMREMGIQALYPGPNLSKRNLQHRIYPYLLKGVNITRPNQAWGIDITYIRLQDSWMYLAAIIDWHSRYIISWELDQTLEIGFVLDAVRRAFTIGQPDIFNSDQGSHFTSSKYIHLLKEQPAVQISMDSKGRALDNIMIERFWRSLKYEEVYLKDYGTPREARQNIRDYMEFYNWERPHQSLGYRTPASIYFQ